In Mus caroli chromosome 19, CAROLI_EIJ_v1.1, whole genome shotgun sequence, a genomic segment contains:
- the Rab1b gene encoding ras-related protein Rab-1B, with protein sequence MNPEYDYLFKLLLIGDSGVGKSCLLLRFADDTYTESYISTIGVDFKIRTIELDGKTIKLQIWDTAGQERFRTITSSYYRGAHGIIVVYDVTDQESYANVKQWLQEIDRYASENVNKLLVGNKSDLTTKKVVDNTTAKEFADSLGVPFLETSAKNATNVEQAFMTMAAEIKKRMGPGAASGGERPNLKIDSTPVKPASGGCC encoded by the exons ATGAACCCCGAATA TGACTACCTGTTTAAGCTGCTTTTGATTGGTGACTCCGGCGTGGGCAAGTCGTGCCTGCTCCTGCGGTTTGCT GatgacacatacacagagagctACATCAGCACCATTGGTGTGGATTTCAAGATTCGAACCATTGAGCTGGACGGCAAAACCATCAAACTGCAGATT TGGGACACGGCTGGTCAGGAGCGGTTCAGGACCATCACTTCCAGCTACTATCGGGGGGCTCATGGCATCATTGTGGTGTATGACGTCACTGACCAG GAGTCCTACGCCAACGTGAAACAGTGGCTGCAGGAGATAGATCGCTACGCCAGTGAGAATGTCAATAAACTCCTGGTAGGCAACAAGAGTGACCTCACCACCAAGAAGGTCGTGGACAACACCACGGCCAAG GAATTTGCAGACTCTCTGGGTGTCCCCTTCCTCGAGACAAGTGCCAAGAATGCCACCAATGTTGAGCAGGCATTCATGACAATGGCTGCAGAGATCAAAAAGCGGATGGGGCCAGGAGCAGCGTCTGGGGGTGAACGGCCTAACCTGAAGATCGACAGCACCCCTGTGAAGCCTGCTAGCGGTGGCTGCTGCTAG